Sequence from the Meleagris gallopavo isolate NT-WF06-2002-E0010 breed Aviagen turkey brand Nicholas breeding stock chromosome Z, Turkey_5.1, whole genome shotgun sequence genome:
TGTAGCTTTTTCTGCATAgataacaaaaaacaatgtattttcagCTACGGTTTCTCTCCACTTCccactgtaattttttttttttttattccagtaCCAATGTATTTAGCATAGCAAATAATCTGGAGGCTAAACCTCCCCAGAGCATTATAGTTAATTACAGAGCTAATTCCATTAAGTTATTCGTTTGCTATGTGCAATAGAGTTGATGCAAAGAACTTCCAGATTACTCACATTCtctgtcagcatttccattaaCTGGCTGATACTTTCACAAGGTCACCACAAATGTAGAACATAGTGAAAAGTGGACCACTTGCAACAAGTGGCACACACACATTGGTGTTTTTGCAGgaatttcagtaaaacaaatcTGCGTTGAGACTACAGAGAAGGTGGTCACCTGATATGGTATATTTAAGTACTTGTGGgatctgtttcctttttcaaaacGTGCACTAATTTTGCTCCGTTTAACatgggaagaggaggaggaaagctCCGATTCACTTCTCACCTGTTGCTTTCCGTTCTGCTGCAGGGAGTCGCCTCCAGGCGCGGTGCCGGGCAGCGGGGGTTCCCGAAGTCTCCGAGCTCCAGACCGGGCGCAGCCGCTGCCGGTACGCCGGGGCCCCCTGCGGGCGGGCGGCTGCCGGAGCTGCTGACAGCGCGGCTTCAGCCCCTCGCCGGGCTGCTCCGCTAATATCAGCGATAACTGCTCTGTGATTTCGCTAGAGCTAGAAAGGTGCTGGAAGGACTCGAGCAAACGGCACGGAACTGCTTCGGGGCGGGTCGGGGATGGTTAGGAGAGGATTCTgccccagagggcggtgggcatggaacaggttgtccagagcagtgggcacagccctgagctgacGGAACTCAAGGACTGTTTGGACGCTGCtttcagacatagggtttgttttttgggtggagctgtgtggagccaggggttggacttaGTCATCCTTGTGGGTGCCTTCCACCTCGGGACGTCCCGTGGCTCTGTGAATCGTGTGCCCCTGCCCTGCGTGCAGAATTTCCTCGGAAAGAATGGAGCCGCCAAGCAAAGATCAGCGCCACCAGCGCTCCTCAAGCTCCGCCGGACGGCTGCAGAaaggcagggctgctctccgGAACATAAAACACCGGccagactttattttttttaggagaTGCAGGGAGAGGCGGCTGAGCACCTCTTTGCCATGGGTAGCTACCGACGCACACTCCCGTCCCAGCGCGGGACAGCGGAGCGGAGCGAACTCCCTAACAACCAAGAGCTGGAGCCGTGCGGCCACCTCTGCCTGGCCGGGGCTGGAACACGGAGCAGGAGGGGTTGGAACGGGGGCGCGGCCACAGCACTCAGCACCCAGGAGAGctccgccgccgccgccgcgcATGCCCCGGCCCCTCGGGAGCGGATATAAATGCGGCGGCCGCACCGCCGCACCGAGCGGCATAGCTGCTGCCCGCAGTGCTCCGACGGTTCGCTCTCCGGCGCTGGGGAAGCGAAGAGAATCGAATCTTCCGCCGCCCCTGAGTATGGGATGGATGAGCTCTGCGAGCAAGACTCCTGCTCGGCGGCTGTAAAAGAAGGAGCGGGTCGGGATTCCTGGGACGCACCGCTGGATTTGCTGGAGGCCGGCCAGATGGGCAACAAGAGCAATGtgtctttcctgcagctcttcaagAATCTCAACGTGGAGCGAGCCGATGGGATGCAAGGAGACAGCTCTGAAGTGGTGCGAATTGTCATCTCCGTGGTGTACTCTGTGGTGTGTGTCCTGGGACTGGTGGGCAACTTGCTGGTTCTCTACCTGATGAAAAACAAGCAAGGCTGGAGGAAGTCCTCCATCAACCTCTTTGTGACCAGCCTGGCTGTGACTGACTTCCAGTTTGTGCTGACCTTACCCTTCTGGGCTGTGGAGAATGCCCTAGATTTCAACTGGCTCTTCGGCAAAGCTATGTGTAAGATTGTTTCCTATGTGACAGCCATGAACATGTATGCCAGTGTCTTCTTTCTCACTGCCATGAGTGTGGCTCGATATCGCTCTGTGGCTTCAGCCCTCAAGAACCAGGGGCGAAGTGACCCTCTgggtggctgctgctctgccaagTGGCTTTGTGCACTCATCTGGTTGTTGGCAATCCTGGCTTCTCTGCCCCAAGCCATTTTTTCCACCACTGCCACCGTCTTTGATGATGTCCTCTGCCTTGTAAAGTTCCCTGAGGGCCAAGGCAGCAATGCACAGTTCTGGCTGGGTCTGTACCAAACCCAAAAGGTGCTGCTGGGCTTCGTGCTGCCTCTGGCCATTATCAGCCTCTGCTATTTGCTCCTGGTGCGCTTCATCAGTGAAAAGCACGTTGGCAGCACCTGCAGTAGTGCCAGCACCAAACGTCGCTCTAAAGTGACTAAGTCAGTGTCCATCGTGGTGCTGTCATTCTTCTTGTGCTGGCTGCCCAACCAAGCGCTCACAACGTGGGGAATCCTCATCAAGCTCAATGTGGTGCACTTCAGTGCTGAGTATTTCCTCTCCCAGGTGTACCTCTTCCCCATCAGCGTGTGCCTGGCACACTCCAACAGCTGCCTCAACCCTGTCCTCTACTGCCTGATGCGCAGGGAGTTCCGCAAGGCACTGAAGAGCCTCCTCTGGA
This genomic interval carries:
- the RXFP3 gene encoding relaxin-3 receptor 1; this encodes MDELCEQDSCSAAVKEGAGRDSWDAPLDLLEAGQMGNKSNVSFLQLFKNLNVERADGMQGDSSEVVRIVISVVYSVVCVLGLVGNLLVLYLMKNKQGWRKSSINLFVTSLAVTDFQFVLTLPFWAVENALDFNWLFGKAMCKIVSYVTAMNMYASVFFLTAMSVARYRSVASALKNQGRSDPLGGCCSAKWLCALIWLLAILASLPQAIFSTTATVFDDVLCLVKFPEGQGSNAQFWLGLYQTQKVLLGFVLPLAIISLCYLLLVRFISEKHVGSTCSSASTKRRSKVTKSVSIVVLSFFLCWLPNQALTTWGILIKLNVVHFSAEYFLSQVYLFPISVCLAHSNSCLNPVLYCLMRREFRKALKSLLWRITSPSLTTMRPFTDTTKPEQEEQALHALVPVQPVAPPAAAAVQPELAYYPPGVVVYSSRCDMLPTASTQQHY